The following proteins are co-located in the bacterium (Candidatus Blackallbacteria) CG13_big_fil_rev_8_21_14_2_50_49_14 genome:
- a CDS encoding EVE domain-containing protein produces MQYWLMKSEPEAFSIQDLKKNKTTGWDGVRNYQARNLMRDQMQIGDRVLFYHSNAEPPGVVGLAEVSKTGLVDPSQFDPASKYHDPKADPENPRWIMVEIAFLEQFKQIVSLPEMREMAELDGMMVLQKGARLSVQPVSEAHFKLICARAGSQIQKSQKTKK; encoded by the coding sequence ATGCAATACTGGCTCATGAAATCTGAACCGGAAGCCTTTTCGATTCAGGATTTGAAAAAAAACAAAACCACGGGTTGGGACGGTGTTCGCAATTATCAGGCCCGGAACTTGATGCGCGATCAGATGCAAATTGGGGATCGGGTGCTGTTTTACCATTCCAATGCCGAGCCCCCCGGTGTGGTGGGCCTGGCAGAAGTTTCCAAAACCGGTTTGGTGGATCCCAGCCAATTTGACCCTGCCAGCAAATACCATGATCCCAAGGCCGATCCTGAAAATCCCCGCTGGATCATGGTCGAAATCGCTTTTCTTGAGCAGTTCAAACAGATCGTCTCTTTGCCCGAAATGCGGGAGATGGCTGAACTGGATGGCATGATGGTCTTGCAAAAAGGGGCCCGACTTTCAGTTCAGCCGGTCTCTGAGGCCCATTTTAAGCTGATTTGCGCTCGTGCGGGCAGTCAAATTCAGAAGTCTCAAAAAACTAAAAAATAA
- a CDS encoding NADH-quinone oxidoreductase subunit A: protein MSENALAMITVLLLAVAVPIAILIISNLLGGGKHGGTPSKFLPYESGISQTVGTADDRVSIKYYLTAIIFIIFDVEAVFLYPWAVNFKLLGIAGLWEMLLFLTVLLAGYVYIWKKGALKWD from the coding sequence ATGTCCGAAAATGCCCTGGCGATGATCACAGTTTTGCTTTTGGCAGTTGCTGTTCCCATTGCCATTTTGATAATTTCGAATCTTTTAGGCGGCGGCAAACATGGCGGCACGCCAAGTAAATTTTTGCCCTATGAATCGGGTATTTCCCAAACAGTGGGAACTGCAGATGATCGTGTTTCGATTAAATATTATTTAACGGCCATTATTTTTATTATTTTTGATGTTGAAGCCGTTTTTCTCTATCCTTGGGCTGTTAACTTCAAGCTTCTGGGAATTGCCGGACTGTGGGAAATGCTTTTGTTCCTCACTGTTCTGTTGGCAGGTTATGTATATATCTGGAAGAAAGGAGCCTTAAAATGGGATTAG
- a CDS encoding NADH-quinone oxidoreductase subunit B, with protein MGLEDLAGKGFLTTTLDSVLDWGRKNSLWPLPFGTACCAIEFMSVMSSVFDFSRFGAEVVRFSPRQADLLVVAGTVNYKQAPILKRIYEQMPEPKWVISMGACACSGGFYNNYCTVQGIDQIVPVDVYVAGCPPRPEAVLEALLMLQERLREEKNVQSHPIGDAIESRQAREPIYIQ; from the coding sequence ATGGGATTAGAGGATTTAGCTGGCAAGGGATTTCTGACCACCACCCTGGACTCTGTTTTAGACTGGGGGCGTAAAAATTCATTGTGGCCTTTGCCTTTTGGGACGGCCTGTTGTGCGATTGAGTTTATGAGCGTAATGTCTTCTGTCTTTGATTTCTCCCGTTTTGGTGCTGAAGTCGTTCGTTTTTCTCCCCGTCAGGCGGATTTGCTGGTGGTGGCAGGAACGGTTAATTACAAACAGGCTCCGATTCTGAAACGGATTTATGAGCAGATGCCAGAACCCAAATGGGTCATCTCGATGGGGGCTTGTGCCTGTTCAGGTGGTTTTTACAATAATTACTGTACGGTACAAGGCATCGACCAGATTGTTCCGGTGGATGTCTATGTTGCGGGGTGCCCACCTCGCCCTGAGGCTGTTCTTGAAGCTTTGCTCATGCTTCAGGAACGTCTGCGGGAAGAAAAAAATGTTCAATCCCATCCGATTGGCGATGCGATTGAATCACGGCAAGCCCGCGAACCGATTTATATTCAATAG
- a CDS encoding VOC family protein, whose product MASVSTYLNFSNHTEEVFKFYQSIFGGEFTSLHRFSDIPNLPNADQMSEADKNGIMHIELPILGGHRLMGTDAPESMGFKLSSGNNVHLSLEPDSREEADRLFQALSEGGKIEIPLQDMFWGAYFGSCVDKYGIHWMLNFPNGNE is encoded by the coding sequence ATGGCCAGCGTCAGTACCTATCTCAATTTTTCAAATCATACGGAAGAAGTTTTCAAGTTTTATCAATCGATCTTTGGCGGAGAATTTACTTCTCTGCATCGCTTTTCGGATATTCCCAATCTGCCAAATGCAGATCAGATGTCAGAAGCCGATAAAAACGGCATCATGCATATTGAATTGCCCATTTTAGGTGGACACCGACTGATGGGAACCGATGCACCAGAATCCATGGGTTTTAAGCTGAGTTCAGGCAACAATGTCCACCTCAGTCTTGAGCCCGACTCGCGGGAAGAGGCAGACCGTCTCTTTCAAGCACTTTCTGAAGGTGGCAAAATCGAAATACCGCTTCAGGATATGTTCTGGGGAGCCTATTTCGGCTCTTGTGTTGATAAATATGGCATTCACTGGATGCTCAATTTCCCCAACGGAAACGAGTAG
- a CDS encoding aluminum resistance family protein, with amino-acid sequence MSEFWTRHLETLSQLERELASVFQGIEERAFINQARVLQAFQDHRIGEHHLQGSYGYGHDDLGREALEAVFAQALGGEAALVRPHLASGTHAIASALFGCLRPGQELLFVTGHPYDTLEEVVGVRGEGNPGSLMDWGVKYREVDIRDFASPAEAPWEEWLRPETTVVQIQRSRGYNWRSSIPIAQIAEIVKAVKACRPDMIVFVDNCYGEFVEEREPCHVGADLIAGSLIKNPGGGLVPCGGYVCGREDLIEKVACRVFAPGMGRELGATLGFNRLAFQGFFLAPHVVSQSLKGAVLTAHALAKAGIQVSPAADEPRTDIIQALRFEERDKLVAFCRAIQQACPIDAYVTPEPAASPGYGDEVIMAAGTFAEGSTIELSADGPLRPPYVGYLQGGLAYAHNKLALASLLNHFGG; translated from the coding sequence ATGTCAGAATTCTGGACCCGTCACCTAGAAACCCTTTCCCAGTTAGAACGCGAATTGGCCTCTGTTTTTCAGGGTATTGAAGAAAGGGCTTTTATCAACCAGGCCCGGGTCTTACAGGCATTTCAGGATCACCGCATCGGCGAGCATCATTTACAGGGGTCCTATGGCTATGGGCATGATGATTTGGGGCGTGAAGCGCTGGAAGCTGTTTTCGCACAGGCTTTGGGCGGGGAAGCCGCCTTGGTGCGACCCCATCTGGCCTCAGGAACCCACGCGATTGCCTCTGCGCTTTTTGGCTGTTTGCGGCCCGGTCAGGAACTGCTTTTTGTGACCGGTCACCCCTACGATACCCTTGAAGAAGTGGTGGGGGTGCGCGGTGAAGGCAATCCCGGCAGCTTAATGGATTGGGGCGTCAAGTACCGCGAAGTGGATATCCGTGATTTTGCCAGCCCAGCCGAAGCCCCTTGGGAAGAATGGCTGCGGCCTGAAACCACAGTGGTTCAGATTCAGCGTTCCCGTGGCTATAATTGGCGTTCGTCGATCCCGATTGCTCAGATTGCTGAAATTGTCAAAGCCGTTAAAGCCTGTCGGCCTGACATGATTGTTTTTGTTGACAATTGCTATGGAGAATTTGTTGAAGAACGCGAACCCTGCCATGTGGGAGCAGATTTGATCGCGGGTTCCCTGATCAAAAATCCGGGGGGCGGCTTGGTGCCCTGTGGGGGCTATGTCTGTGGGCGGGAAGATTTGATTGAAAAGGTGGCCTGTCGGGTTTTTGCGCCGGGGATGGGGCGTGAACTGGGGGCTACGCTGGGTTTTAATCGTTTGGCTTTTCAAGGCTTTTTTCTGGCTCCCCATGTGGTTTCTCAAAGTTTAAAAGGCGCTGTGCTGACCGCACATGCCCTGGCCAAAGCGGGCATTCAGGTCTCTCCCGCCGCAGATGAACCCCGTACAGATATTATTCAGGCCCTGCGTTTTGAAGAACGGGACAAACTGGTGGCTTTCTGCCGTGCGATTCAACAGGCCTGTCCGATTGATGCCTATGTAACTCCCGAGCCAGCAGCCTCACCAGGATATGGCGATGAAGTGATCATGGCAGCGGGTACGTTTGCAGAAGGTTCAACGATTGAGTTGAGCGCCGATGGTCCCCTGCGTCCTCCCTATGTGGGCTATTTGCAAGGAGGCTTGGCCTACGCGCATAATAAGCTTGCTTTGGCCAGTCTGCTCAATCATTTTGGGGGCTGA
- a CDS encoding ATP-dependent Clp protease proteolytic subunit — protein MIRFEEDDEDDEKSPVKDLLENLSEARLFQKKFLEKRKVFLWGPVMDASARDVVNRLMYLEAEKPGEEITLYINSPGGVVTSGMVIYDTIKMITSPVSTVCMGLAASMGSILLSVGAKGRRFIYPSGRVMIHQPSIGGLIQGAAADIAIHAKEIVKTKEMGARILAENCDQPFEKIMKDFDRDYWMDAKESLEYGIVDGLLDKIDL, from the coding sequence ATGATTCGATTTGAAGAAGATGATGAAGATGATGAAAAAAGCCCAGTGAAAGATTTACTTGAAAATCTTTCCGAAGCGCGTCTGTTTCAGAAAAAATTTCTGGAAAAACGCAAAGTTTTTCTCTGGGGTCCCGTCATGGATGCCTCGGCCCGTGATGTCGTCAACCGCTTGATGTATCTGGAAGCCGAAAAGCCTGGCGAGGAAATTACCCTCTATATCAACAGTCCTGGAGGCGTTGTAACCTCTGGCATGGTCATTTATGACACCATCAAGATGATCACCTCCCCCGTCTCTACTGTGTGTATGGGTTTAGCCGCTTCAATGGGCTCCATCCTGCTTTCTGTAGGAGCCAAAGGCCGTCGCTTTATCTATCCCAGTGGACGCGTCATGATTCACCAACCCAGTATCGGTGGCCTGATTCAAGGGGCAGCAGCAGATATCGCCATTCATGCCAAAGAAATCGTGAAAACCAAAGAAATGGGTGCACGTATTTTGGCTGAAAATTGCGATCAACCCTTTGAAAAAATCATGAAGGATTTTGATCGCGATTATTGGATGGATGCCAAAGAATCCCTGGAATACGGTATCGTCGACGGCTTACTCGATAAAATCGATTTATAA
- the gap gene encoding type I glyceraldehyde-3-phosphate dehydrogenase has translation MATRVGINGFGRIGRQVYRAASEMEDIEIVAVNDLTDSKTLAHLLKYDSIHGTFPGEVRAEGDTIYVNGKALKVLSQRDPAALPWGEMGVDIVIESTGLFTKAEKAAAHRTAGAKKVIISAPAKGEDITIVLGVNHEKYDPQNHHIISNASCTTNCLAPVAKPLHDALGIARGLMTTVHSYTNDQKILDLPHDDLRRARAAAMSIIPTTTGAAKAVGLVIPELNGKLNGLAMRVPTPDVSVVDLVCEVNRDTSAEEVNQILRDFAAKTYPNVLKVSDEPLVSMDYKTCPISSIVDSALTMVLDKRMVKVISWYDNEWGYSNRVVDLVHYVAKSL, from the coding sequence ATGGCTACCCGTGTTGGTATTAATGGCTTTGGCCGCATCGGACGTCAGGTCTACCGTGCTGCCAGCGAAATGGAAGATATTGAAATTGTAGCGGTCAACGACTTGACCGATTCAAAAACCTTGGCCCATCTGCTGAAATATGACTCTATTCATGGAACATTCCCTGGCGAAGTACGTGCCGAAGGCGATACGATCTACGTCAATGGCAAAGCGCTCAAAGTACTTTCTCAGCGCGATCCTGCAGCTTTGCCCTGGGGCGAAATGGGTGTAGATATCGTGATTGAATCTACCGGTTTGTTTACCAAAGCCGAAAAAGCTGCTGCCCATCGCACAGCTGGTGCAAAGAAAGTCATCATTTCTGCTCCTGCCAAGGGTGAAGACATCACAATCGTATTGGGTGTCAACCATGAAAAATACGATCCCCAAAACCACCATATTATTTCCAATGCCTCCTGCACCACCAATTGTCTGGCACCCGTTGCCAAACCTTTGCATGACGCTTTGGGAATCGCCCGTGGCCTGATGACCACCGTTCACTCTTATACCAATGACCAAAAAATTCTGGATCTTCCCCATGACGATCTGCGCCGGGCCCGTGCCGCCGCGATGTCAATTATTCCCACCACCACAGGTGCGGCCAAGGCGGTTGGCCTGGTAATTCCTGAGCTGAATGGCAAGTTGAATGGTTTGGCCATGCGCGTTCCCACGCCCGATGTATCTGTTGTGGATTTGGTCTGCGAAGTCAACCGTGACACCAGCGCTGAAGAAGTCAATCAGATTCTGCGTGATTTCGCGGCCAAGACCTATCCCAATGTACTGAAGGTTTCTGATGAGCCCTTGGTCTCCATGGATTATAAAACCTGTCCCATTTCTTCAATTGTCGATTCAGCCCTGACCATGGTGCTCGACAAACGGATGGTCAAGGTCATTTCCTGGTATGACAATGAGTGGGGTTACTCCAACCGCGTTGTGGATCTTGTTCACTACGTGGCAAAATCCCTCTAA
- a CDS encoding CoA pyrophosphatase, with protein MLPEKQLQARLKEHKPSWETAPGPSLTPAAVLLPLFFKKGELHILLTQRTHKVSHHKGQISFPGGKFDPASDRSIQETALRETWEEVGIEPEAIRILGQMQAMPTLTEFLVYPLVGIFPEAYPYRINPGEIATLIEVPLKHLLDRKNQRTQPKSFGGKVYQIYYFDYLEFTIWGITGHLLYDFLNLTGDLLENL; from the coding sequence ATGCTGCCTGAAAAACAATTGCAAGCACGCCTCAAAGAGCACAAACCCAGTTGGGAGACGGCGCCAGGTCCTTCATTGACCCCAGCAGCAGTCTTGCTTCCCTTGTTTTTTAAAAAGGGGGAATTGCATATTCTCTTGACCCAACGCACCCATAAGGTCAGCCACCACAAAGGCCAAATCTCTTTCCCAGGCGGAAAATTTGACCCTGCCTCAGATCGTTCAATTCAAGAAACGGCCCTGCGTGAAACCTGGGAAGAAGTGGGCATCGAACCCGAAGCTATCCGTATTTTGGGGCAAATGCAGGCCATGCCCACCTTGACTGAGTTTCTGGTCTACCCCCTTGTCGGCATTTTTCCAGAGGCCTACCCCTACCGTATCAATCCGGGCGAAATTGCAACCTTGATCGAAGTGCCCTTAAAGCATCTCTTAGACCGCAAAAATCAACGCACCCAACCCAAAAGTTTTGGCGGCAAAGTCTACCAAATCTACTATTTTGACTATCTCGAATTCACCATTTGGGGCATCACGGGTCATCTGCTCTATGACTTTTTAAATCTGACCGGTGATTTACTTGAAAATCTTTGA
- the lon gene encoding endopeptidase La, with product MPKSEASISSSEKKTKPPSAPRRKAGTEQLTLPIVPLKEMVVFPRMILPLFIARQPSIQALDDAIAKNSQIALFTQKKEKHAYPSPADLPEIGILAQILQTLRLPDGSTRIMVECRSRLKLLRFQKKTPYLLGRFEAIEEPTLKLKPDQEVLTRLMMKQFEHYMQLSHQMFPEAMEQVPVIEDPGALADVIAAYINSPVADKQIILETLLPIPRLEASGRLLSKALELASLENQIHSRVRESIDKHQKEFFLREKLTAIREELGEENDPEIKEYKEKIALLPAGEVQDKANKELTRLDKMHSSSAESGVIRTWLDTLLALPWEPEPAPDVDLKKASRILDREHFGLEKVKDRILEYLAVRKLSGKAPHTLLCLIGPPGVGKTSLCRSIAHATGRKFERIALGGVGDDAEIRGHRRTYVGAMPGRLIEAVKRAGTSHLVILLDEVDKLTRHYHGDPASALLEVLDPAQNSAFRDHYLDLPFDLSSILFLCAGNVSHTIPKPLLDRMQVVSLSGYTEEEKLAIARDYLIPRQLEESGLKAQGIQITQSALRSLIRRYTREAGVRELERRIGSLYRRLARRIVQNEAVPHRIQSLKTLTELAGPPKFAEPAADKNSEIGLVRGLAWTEVGGSILPIEVALSPGKGKLLMTGQLGDVMKESVQIALGYVRQKSEVLGITRNALQNQDIHVHVPEGAIPKDGPSAGIALGTALISALTQRPVRADIAMTGEVTLRGKVLAIGGLKEKSLAAFREGITHLLVPYENENALEEIPQEIRSQIEFTLVKEMAEVLDQALLPAPKTASPKRSSSRKQV from the coding sequence ATGCCAAAATCAGAAGCTAGCATTTCCAGCTCGGAGAAAAAAACAAAGCCCCCTTCCGCTCCTCGCCGCAAGGCCGGGACTGAACAATTGACTTTGCCGATTGTCCCCCTCAAAGAGATGGTGGTCTTTCCGCGCATGATTCTGCCCCTGTTTATTGCCCGCCAACCCTCAATTCAAGCCTTGGATGACGCGATTGCAAAAAACAGCCAGATTGCCCTTTTTACGCAAAAAAAAGAAAAGCATGCCTATCCCAGCCCAGCAGACTTGCCTGAGATTGGTATTCTGGCCCAAATTCTGCAAACCCTCCGCCTTCCCGATGGCAGTACCCGGATTATGGTGGAATGTCGTTCCCGCTTAAAGCTTTTGCGCTTTCAAAAAAAGACCCCCTATTTGCTGGGGCGTTTTGAAGCCATCGAAGAACCCACCTTGAAACTCAAACCCGATCAGGAAGTCTTGACCCGTTTGATGATGAAACAATTTGAGCATTATATGCAATTGTCTCATCAAATGTTCCCTGAGGCGATGGAGCAGGTCCCGGTGATTGAAGATCCCGGCGCTTTGGCCGATGTGATCGCCGCCTATATCAACAGCCCTGTTGCTGATAAGCAGATCATTCTTGAAACCCTTCTGCCCATTCCCCGCTTAGAAGCTTCTGGCCGCTTGCTCAGCAAAGCCTTAGAATTGGCAAGTCTCGAAAACCAGATTCACAGCCGGGTGCGCGAATCGATCGATAAACACCAAAAAGAGTTTTTCCTGCGCGAAAAGCTGACTGCGATCCGTGAAGAGCTGGGCGAAGAAAATGATCCCGAAATCAAAGAATACAAAGAAAAAATAGCCCTGCTACCCGCCGGTGAAGTTCAGGACAAAGCGAATAAAGAACTGACCCGCTTAGACAAAATGCACAGTTCATCCGCTGAAAGTGGCGTGATTCGCACCTGGTTGGACACCCTTTTGGCCCTGCCCTGGGAACCCGAACCCGCCCCAGATGTCGATCTCAAAAAGGCCAGCCGGATTCTCGATCGCGAACATTTTGGGCTTGAAAAAGTCAAAGATCGCATTCTCGAATACCTCGCTGTGCGTAAACTTTCAGGCAAAGCCCCCCATACCCTGCTCTGCCTGATTGGCCCCCCCGGAGTTGGAAAGACTTCTCTCTGCCGCTCGATTGCCCATGCCACTGGGCGAAAATTTGAACGGATTGCCTTGGGCGGTGTAGGTGATGACGCCGAAATTCGGGGCCACCGCCGCACCTATGTGGGGGCGATGCCCGGTCGCTTGATCGAGGCTGTTAAACGCGCAGGCACCTCTCATCTGGTCATTCTGCTGGATGAGGTCGATAAACTCACCCGGCATTACCACGGAGACCCGGCATCAGCCTTGCTGGAAGTTCTCGATCCTGCCCAAAACTCAGCCTTTCGCGATCATTACCTCGACTTGCCCTTTGACCTCTCCTCGATCTTGTTTTTATGTGCTGGCAATGTCAGCCATACGATCCCCAAACCCCTGCTCGATCGCATGCAGGTGGTTTCGCTCAGCGGCTATACCGAAGAAGAAAAACTGGCGATTGCACGGGATTATCTGATCCCCCGCCAACTTGAAGAAAGTGGCCTCAAAGCCCAGGGCATTCAAATCACCCAAAGCGCCCTGCGCAGCCTGATCCGCCGCTATACCCGTGAAGCGGGAGTGCGCGAATTGGAACGCAGGATTGGCTCACTCTACCGCCGTCTGGCCCGCCGGATAGTACAAAATGAAGCCGTACCGCATCGGATTCAAAGCTTAAAAACGCTGACAGAATTGGCGGGGCCGCCAAAGTTTGCGGAACCTGCAGCTGATAAAAACAGTGAAATTGGCTTGGTTCGTGGTTTGGCCTGGACAGAAGTCGGGGGTTCTATTCTGCCGATTGAAGTCGCCCTCAGCCCTGGCAAAGGCAAACTGCTCATGACAGGTCAGCTCGGCGATGTCATGAAAGAATCTGTGCAGATCGCCTTGGGCTATGTACGCCAAAAATCTGAAGTTTTGGGTATTACACGCAATGCCCTTCAAAATCAGGATATCCATGTTCATGTGCCTGAGGGCGCCATCCCCAAAGATGGCCCTTCTGCGGGAATCGCCTTGGGTACCGCTTTGATTTCAGCCTTAACCCAACGTCCTGTTCGCGCCGATATTGCCATGACAGGTGAAGTGACCCTGCGTGGAAAAGTCCTGGCAATTGGCGGTTTAAAAGAAAAATCTCTGGCGGCCTTCCGGGAAGGCATTACCCATCTGCTCGTGCCCTATGAAAATGAAAACGCACTTGAAGAAATTCCCCAGGAAATTCGCTCACAAATTGAATTTACCCTGGTCAAAGAGATGGCTGAAGTCTTGGATCAAGCACTTCTTCCCGCCCCGAAAACGGCAAGCCCGAAACGCAGCAGCTCCCGAAAACAGGTTTAG